DNA from Phragmites australis chromosome 16, lpPhrAust1.1, whole genome shotgun sequence:
aacaacaagtatatcaatgtgaacaagtgccaactcgaaccaccaaccactatacccagaccaaaatcacatgcccaCCCATCAACCTCattccatcatccacaaaccacaacgagaactttACGACCGGTGCAGATGAAATAATatcatgctcatgaccgagagcgcggcatttcgaaatgtttatacaccctgcagggggatactcctggacccacacgacactaggaccattcggcttgtgccaccggccaaagtgcacacaaggggtactcgtgacaacctttcccaaccagtcccaaccgtgtggggcatgcaacgcttggcgcggcggtactagaactactccatgagcaaactagtaccgcttacaagcccgcccgctcacaccgtcgttgttcacgtccacaaagccacaactgcgaaggtattcgactcgccttaccattagatcggcatatgGTGaataaggtaagtgctaaagccaacaaccccaacgatcggtgcttaaccggtgcaaacggtctacggtgcccagttttcctctaccgtcctacccaggggaactccacatccgggcagttTAAGCACCCTCCTAGCACTGCTCAcacctcatctcatactcaccactcaccaaccataccatcaccatcaacatgtaattgtaaacagtagtagatcctatcctcgcgaacaacggagaacaccgtcgttcgacttctaccgaaatacctaagcattgctaagcatagcgaagacctttagacatcgacatcatctctaggcttcaaggaacatacatgaactcgtgaccaaggtagaagaatgcaacggcataggttctacccaaaggtgcccgacacatgcatacatacataagcatagataacactttagactttcaagttaacacggtgcaatatgatagatgcttgccttgatgcactagtTCACAAAGGTGTGGCGcgtcgggatcgacctcggcctccgggatcgacggatcgacgttctctaaaaaggatcaacgcgtgcaatgcaatgagtatgaatgaagtgcaaatacatgccacaatatgcatataatggctgaacacatttttcctagatagaacaagtcataaggaaactagcaaaattggattcatcaattttggatttatgatgaattaacggtgaattaatgaagctttaacctaattaattaatatcagaaatttaattcattatttcatggctggagatatttttaataggtagagtaggttattttgaaaccaacaaaatttgtttcataatttttggagctacagagaatttattatgaattttacaagtttcagcaagtaGTAAATgtgctgtctgggtatacaacggtcagaccgagggtcactggcggtcagaccgccaagactcACGGTTAGACCACCGGaaacgcggtcagaccgccccagtacagagagttttggcccctggcggtctgaccggcctggggtggcggtcagaccgctgggagttgCCGGGGGCACTTGGGGAGCTCACCGACGACGATTCcggcgacatttggagtggggacttggacctagagcatcacattgactccCTCTACCAcataggacaacatgcatacgccgaaatctacaaaaactcggctattgcttctaattcatcaagaactcatgaacttcacaatcCTAGCTCAAAAtgcgaaatccaaccatccaaaaggcggattcttgctatgggagtttaggggactcacccaaattcctttaccaaggttgtggaccgtcgattgaaggaggaaatggagggaaacgctcgggagacgaagaaatccggtgttcttcacatttcaaccctaacaccaaaagacaccaaatccggcttaaatcctccgggaaaacgaaaataaattggggagatggatagctcatgagcttgtgatcgcaatggtaccacatactcacctcaaatccctctcttgagctcggattttggaagaaaagagagagggagtgagagggagagtgagagggaaggggagcacgAGTGGGGaacgtgagggagagtgaggaggagagagagtgagctgccacactagagggagagagagtggggtggttggtccactccggtggggcccacgtgttagagaaagagtccgttttaactgctaatccaattcttttctctcccaaatttctttctctcatccaaatgatcttaaacgaattgcattagtaatccgaattataattacgcaaatttaaatataatgcttaaaagcatgattatgtttaattgcgtgattaaaaatttgggacgtgacactgcacctgctaaagttgggcgtaatgggcgacaagacTGGCCAAAGGCGCATTCTTAACCccttgtaacatcaaactgcagccccatgacggttgctttctatttatagctcatgggaactcgtgcccccattTCTGAGCACACCGAGCCTCCCCCGATAGAATAAAAGAGGGTGCACTCCGAAGGCAGGCAAGTAAAAAAAGAAGGCCTAAGGAAGTGCTAGAGGTCAGAACAAGTCCGAAGCAAACAAGCCAGAACAAGTCTGAGAAGCTTTCCGAGAAGTCAAGACGGAAGCCAGGAGCAAGACTGAAGCTCTAGTCTTAGACAGAAAACTttgtaaggccatctccagcagctaccctaaattttcatcctctaaaatactattacagcatcctctatcactattacagacTCCCTCATTCCAGCCATCTCCAGCAGGTACTCTATATGTCATCCGCTATCTTCTCTCCCCTatattaaattgattttttCCCAACCGCCATAACCTCCACCGTAGCAATTTCATTTGGACATGTAGCATGGTACAAATTAGTGTCATAGAACTGAGGTAATCTGAATTGAATTATGTTTTGCGCAGTATATATGGCAATTGAGAGATAAGCGTGTAAACAATGTGTTTGTCGGCCCCTGCTGTGACCGGAGATAGAAATGAATGTTTGCAACGATAGTATTTCCTGCCTTCTACTTCTGTCTAGCGTGGACAATAAGCAGGGCCACCAATCTTGCTGCGGAAGACCAATGAGTAGTGGCTTGTAGTGGAAGGGATTGATGTGCCATGGAAGGATAGGAAGGAGGCCTCCAGTCTTGCTGCGGAAGGCTCGCGTGCGGTGGCTTATAAGGGAAGGAATAACCGTGGCCTATATATAAGGGGATGAGGTAGTGAGACCTTGCAAGAAAGCGAAAAATGGATCCTCGCAAAGCCTGGAACGacaccattagagagttgtGTTTCGGCAATGACTCTTCCGATGAGGAAGATAATTTGTTCCTTGCGACTGTGGCCGCGATCCATGAGTCGTCGGCAACACAGCGCGGAGCTTGGGGCGGTTCAGTGCCCGGACGTCGCCGTATCCAGCAGAATCGCCTAGAAGGGCACTAAAGGTTCTTCAATGACTACTTCGCCGATCCCCCTATGTACCCCGATTACATATTCCGGCGTAGGTACAAGTGTGAATAGAAAGTCTCCTCACGTAGTATTATGAACACATGTATGTGTGTGGTGTCTTATTGTTCATGTTTGTGCAGGTTCAGGATGAAACGTGACCTGTACCTCAGAATCGTGGAGGCAGTTGCGGACCGTGACCCGTGGTTCCAACAGAGGAGGAACGCGGCAGGGGAGCTCGGACTGTCGGCGTTGCAAAAAGTCACTGCGGCGTTTCGTATGCTATCATACGATGCTCCTGCGGATTCGCTGGATGAGTGCCTCCGACTCGGAGAGTCCACCATCATTGAGAGCATGAGGCGGTTTGTTCGGGCCGTCGTCGGGGTGTTTGGCGATGAGTACCTCCGTTCTCCGAACGAGGAGGACACCGCTCGCTTGATTGCTACAAACGAGCGAAGAGGGTTCCCGGGGATGCTGGGAAGCATCGATTGtatgcattggaggtggaagaatTGTCCGACAGCCTGGTCGGGTTCTTTCACCGGCCACGTCAACTCTCCGACGATCATACTAGAGGCGGTGGCGTCGCAGGACCtgtggatttggcatgccttctttggAATGCCGGGGTCGCTGAACGACATCAACGTTCTGCACCGCTCGCATCTCCTCGACAACCTTGCCGCTGGTGTGGCACCACAGGTACAATACTCAATAAATGGACACCAATACAACATGGGGTACTACCTTGCAGATGGAATCTATCTGGAATGGGCCACATTTGTGAAGCCCATATCTTGTCCGCTTGGGCTGAAGCGGCAACACTTCGTCGTTCAGCAGGCGGTGGTACGGAAGGATGTCGAACGCGCCTTCGGTGTCCTGCAGTCTCGGTTTCCTATAGTCAGGggggctacaaggatatgggaTCAGGAAACCCTCCATGACATCATGACCGCCTGCattatcatgcacaacatgatagtggaaaatgagagaggtgatgatgatgctgaACACGTCTACGACGGTTCAGGTGACCATGTGGAGCCGTTGCACACCCCGATACCCGCTGTTGAAGAATTTACACATAGGTATGGGATGATAACTAGCAGGCAGGGTCATCACCAGCTTCGTGAAGATCTTGTGGAGCATCTATGGCAGCTCCATGGTGGAGAGTAGTCCAAACTTAAATGTAGAGAACTAAATAAAATGAGGTCCACGTTGTCCTTTGGTAGTGGGTTTTTTCTTTGAAAGTATGTCGAATTTGCTATGTAATTTCGAACTATGGGGATGTAATTTCAGTAGTATGAAATTTCAGTACTATGTAATTTGTTTGGAGTATGTCAGGTTATATCATTGAACcgaaaaaaatgatcaaaacatGATAGTGGATGTTGCACCAAGTGGATCAGTAAAAATTATATCACAATGTACAAGGTAACAGAAAGACTGAAGTACAATTGGCGGGATAATTTCAGTAAACATTACAACATATGAAGTCTCaaattccagaaaaatgaaTAAGAGTACGTCACAAAAACAGACACAAACTGCCTGAAACTGCATAACACTACTCATATCAAGTCATATA
Protein-coding regions in this window:
- the LOC133895080 gene encoding uncharacterized protein LOC133895080, encoding MYPDYIFRRRFRMKRDLYLRIVEAVADRDPWFQQRRNAAGELGLSALQKVTAAFRMLSYDAPADSLDECLRLGESTIIESMRRFVRAVVGVFGDEYLRSPNEEDTARLIATNERRGFPGMLGSIDCMHWRWKNCPTAWSGSFTGHVNSPTIILEAVASQDLWIWHAFFGMPGSLNDINVLHRSHLLDNLAAGVAPQMESIWNGPHL